In Xiphophorus maculatus strain JP 163 A chromosome 18, X_maculatus-5.0-male, whole genome shotgun sequence, a single genomic region encodes these proteins:
- the LOC102232009 gene encoding protein furry homolog isoform X10, whose amino-acid sequence MSLEEDPVKDTAEMETSHSKEVGEVILSHIASSPLDPFPPKDFRGKFKKMRQKKRPTILETSPVGNGYSKPPLHPVCCPQGEKGPPAMLPITIDPESRPGEYVLKSLFANFTTVSERKIRIIMAEPLEKPLTKSLQRGEDPQFDQLISAMSSLAEYSLPSILRTLFDWYKRQNGLEEELHEYRPRANTKSKNDEQQRDYLLERRDLAIDFIFSLVLIEVLKQMPLYPALDGLVNEVINLAFKHFKYKEGYHGPNTGNMHTVADLYAEVIGVLAQSKFPAVKKKFMTELKELRQKEQNPYVVQSTISLIMGVKFFRVKMYPVEDFEASFQFMQECAQYFLEVKDKDIKHTLAGVFVEILVPVAAVVKNEVNVPCLRNFVDSLYDTTLDLSSRKKHSLAFYPLVTCLLCVSQKQFFLNRWHVFLNNCLSNLKSRDPKMARVALESLYRLLWVYMIRIKCESNTATQGRLSTIIMTLFPKGSRSVVPRDMPLNIFVKIIQFIAQERLDFAMKEIIFDLLCVGKPAKAFSLNPERMNIGLRAFLVIADKLQQKDGEPPMPNTNCSLPSGNTLRVKKTYLSKTLTDEEAKVIGMSQYYVHVRKAIDSILRHLDKEVGRCMMMTNAQMLNKEPEDMITGERKPKIDLFRTCVAAIPRILPDGMSKPELIDLLSRLMIHMDDELRLIAQNSLQSLLVDFSEWRDDVLFGFTNFLLREVQDTHQGLLDTSLRLLLQLLTQWRITLASSGKSHDLAKLHALELLNSCSGHKMPADRAPHSTVLHAVEGLALVLLCSCQLSTRRLAIAVLKEIRSLYLTIGQTEDDEKPMIEIMDQLSPVIMESFINVAVSDAAALPAGHHVDLQWLVEWNAALVNSQYDIMSPSHVWLFAQSVKDPWVLCVFCLLRQDNLPKFCPTALSYAWPYAFTRLQMLMPLVDPNSPVNAKKNGTSGSGESYITLWRNYLILCFGVAKPSIMSPGHLRASTPEITTSTPDSTVSHDNKVVIGSPSVAWLLKQLVPLMRTESIELTESLVLGFGRTNLLVFRELVEELHPLMKEALERRPENKKRRERRDLLRLQLLRIFELLADAGVISDSTNGALERDTLALGALFLEYVDLTRMLLEAENDKEAEILKDIRAHFSAMVANFIQCVPVHQRRFLFPQQSLRHHLFILFSQWAGPFSIMFTPLDRYSDRNHQITRYQYCALKAMSAVLCCGPVFDNVGLSQDGYLYKWLDNILACQDQRVHRLGCEVVILLLELNADQVNLFNWAVDRCYTGSHQLASGCFKAIAAVFSSSKNYPCDIVTLLNLVLFKTSSTNRELYEISMQLIQILEDKLFMYSKKTAELKPSNILYGTHGPLPPLYSVSLPQLSTQLARMYPELTLPLFSEVSQRFPTTHSNGRQIMLSYLLPWLGNIELVDSGLLLPVFAPSNPSCESSCQLTTTDSLHSLKGTGWGSLQATSMVLNNLMFMTAKYGDDLPGPEMENAWNALVSNEKWSNNLRTTLQFIISLCGVSSETTLLPYIKKVVIYLCRNNTMQTMEELLFELQQTDPVNPVVQHCDSPPFYRFTATSKASVVASGTTSSSNTVIACQDNFPDTDDIKTMKENEERLGHIMRAHSRLESRYSNSSGGSYDEEKNEPLPPYVDWLTFVIETNKPHPLPMPLNGGCWAPLVDFLPETITPRGPLHRCNIAVIFMTELVVDHGVREDWTLHLPLILHALFLGMDHYRPEVFEHSKRLLLHLFIVLFCNNNFQTVASVLLQTREVNVLKTLTCTSSLQMEYSPAGGCDFLRECQASPVPDSGLSSSSTSSSLSLGGSSSNLPEITQEMEEFVSSCKMNEKSNKLIEFLITRPYGPLWCHEDISPKNQVSKSTAQLTNFLRHVVSVFKESKSDYFLEQQLSEVALQTALCSSSRHYAGRSFQVFRALRQPISAHAVSDLLSRLVEVIGEHGEEVQGYVMEVLLTLESVVDNLAECLKNNDLMVFFTRASSPDFLTSFKQLSNRKSTGQLSLRREERCRHQRSSSVPKKFGEADRCSDPPRSATLDRFQACEQQVLLARMRSSSSSKDNTTDPMSINHPSNLLATVFWVAVSLMESDFEFEYQMSLRLLNKLLTNMSLDKQENREKLEKLQSQLKWSSFTGLQQLLLKGFTSTSTTDLTLQLFCQLTPVSRVPVVDTSQAIGFPLNVLCLLPHLVQNFDAPSPFCQDVAEKIAQVCLEEKNAKLSNLAHVMTLYKTHTYTRDCFSWVNVVCRYLHETFSDITLNLVTYMAELLEKGLPSMQQTLLQIIYSLLSHMDLSGIQAKPFNIEVLKTIEKFVQTAHWREALNILKLVVSRSASLVQPSLPQSDFSYEDTSRMWDRSSKALPGKTLDFHFDISETPVIGRRYDDLKRSPGHDVRSMATAVTRSTSSTSSGSNSNNVLVPVSWKRPQSSQKRTREKLVHVLSLCGQEVGLTKNPSVIFSSCGELDLIEHQPSLVSSDEGTRELENMDDTTSEQQFRVFKDFDFLDVELEDGEELQGETVDNFNWGVRRHSMDSLDQSDLQPLEESQLSSSMPSLSKITHEDSDESSEDDSLAASQILSHSQITVSLSPTPEISSTDTSSAAFDTTSANSTPLGTKNPSFEVQLSEDSKQRVSQEDEDGNVHEDDLSLSINELPSEYQCGDGLSMDVAYHDYKEELDLHCSLPSLPEEEKDDMLESRSSPPPSPFFSAILAAFQPTVCDDAEEAWRSHLNQLVSDSDGSCAVYTFQVFSSLFQSIQAKFCSLTCDAVSYLGDGLRGLGSKFLRSSEILASCSECPTLFIDADTIMSYGFLEKMKFSVLELQEYLDTYNNRKEATITWLDSCKATFPRTAGVAVTCQPVEHEEKLSNGISGSTGALPKTLQTPLSVVAAFSVLL is encoded by the exons CTTCACCAGTGGGGAACGGTTACAGTAAACCTCCCCTACATCCAGTCTGTTGTCCTCAGGGAGAGAAAGGTCCACCAGCCATGTTGCCCATCACCATCGACCCAGAGAGCCGGCCTGGCGAGTACGTCCTCAAGAGCCTCTTCGCCAACTTCACCACCGTGTCTGAGCGCAAGATCCGCATTATCATGGCTGAGCCGCTG GAAAAGCCATTAACAAAGTCACTACAGCGGGGAGAGGATCCTCAGTTTGACCAA TTGATAAGCGCCATGAGCTCACTGGCTGAGTATAGTCTTCCCTCCATCCTGCGCACTTTGTTTGACTGGTACAAAAGACAGAACGGACTCGAGGAAGAGCTGCACGAATACCGACCAAGAGCCAACACAAAGTCCAAAAA TGATGAGCAACAGAGAGATTATCTACTTGAAAGGAGAGATTTGGCCATTGACTTCATCTTCTCTCTTGTACTTATAGAAGTTTTAAAACAG ATGCCGCTCTACCCTGCCCTTGACGGTTTGGTCAATGAAGTCATTAATTTAGCCTTTAAGCACTTTAAATACAAAGAGGG ATATCATGGTCCAAACACTGGCAACATGCACACTGTAGCAGACCTCTATGCTGAAGTCATAGGAGTGTTGGCTCAGTCAAA gTTTCCAGCGGTAAAGAAGAAGTTCATGACTGAACTGAAGGAGCTGAGACAGAAAGAGCAAAATCCGTATGTCGTTCAGAGCACCATCAGCCTCATCATGGGGGTCAAGTTCTTCCGAGTGAAGATGTATCCAGTCGAAGACTTTGAAGCTTCTTTTCAGTTCATGCAG GAGTGCGCCCAGTATTTTCTAGAAGTCAAGGATAAGGACATTAAGCATACTCTGGCTGGTGTTTTTGTTGAGATCCTGGTGCCTGTTGCTGCA GTTGTGAAGAACGAAGTGAATGTACCCTGCCTGAGGAACTTTGTGGACAGCCTGTACGACACAACTCTGGATCTGTCGTCAAGAAAGAAGCACTCACTG GCCTTTTACCCACTggtgacctgtctgctgtgtgtgAGTCAGAAGCAGTTCTTTCTTAACAGATGGCATGTCTTCCTCAACAACTGCCTTTCAAATCTCAAG AGTAGAGATCCTAAAATGGCTCGTGTTGCTCTGGAGTCCCTGTATCGCCTGCTGTGGGTTTACATGATCAGAATAAAGTGTGAAAGCAACACAGCAACCCAAGG TCGTCTGAGCACCATCATAATGACGCTTTTCCCTAAAGGGTCTCGCAGTGTGGTGCCTAGAGACATGCCCCTCAATATATTTGTCAAAATCATTCAGTTTATTGCACAG GAAAGATTGGATTTTGCCATGAAGGAAATCATTTTTGACCTTCTCTGTGTTGGAAAACCTGCAAAAGCCTTCAGTCTTAATCCTGAG AGAATGAACATTGGTCTGAGAGCGTTCTTGGTCATAgctgacaaactgcagcagaaggACGGAGAGCCTCCAATGCCGAATACCAATTGCTCTTTGCCCTCTGGGAACACGCTCCGAGTGAAGAAGACATACCTGAGCAAAACGCTGACCGATGAGGAGGCCAAAGTCATCG GGATGTCCCAGTATTATGTTCATGTGCGGAAAGCGATTGACAGTATCCTAAGACACCTTGATAAGGAGGTGGGACGCTGTATGATGATGACAAATGCTCAGATGTTGAATAAAGAGCCTGAGGACATGATCAC AGGTGAAAGAAAGCCAAAGATAGACTTGTTTAGGACATGTGTTGCTGCCATTCCTCGCATCCTTCCTGATGGGATGTCCAAACCTGAACTTATCGACCTCCTCTCACG GTTGATGATCCACATGGATGATGAGCTTCGCCTCATAGCCCAGAACTCCCTGCAAAGTCTGTTGGTGGATTTCTCTGAGTGGCGTGACGATGTTTTGTTTGGATTCACCAACTTCCTGTTGCGTGAGGTTCAAGACACCCACCAAGGGTTGTTAGATACGTCCCTCAGActactgctgcagctgctcacaCAGTGGAGAATAACCCTGGCGTCTTCTGGAAAGAGCCATGACCTCGCTAAGCTGCATGCTCTCGAG CTGCTGAATTCTTGCTCGGGCCATAAGATGCCTGCAGACAGAGCTCCTCACTCCACTGTGCTGCACGCTGTGGAGGGACTGGCACTCGTACTGCTCTGCTCTTGCCAGCTGAGCACCCGCAGACTTGCTATCGCTGTACTCAAAGAGATACGGAGTCTTTACTTGACAATAGGACAGACGGAG GATGATGAAAAACCAATGATAGAGATCATGGATCAGCTCAGCCCTGTTATCATGGAGAGTTTTATCAACGTAGCTGTTTCTGATGCA GCTGCGCTGCCAGCTGGCCACCACGTGGATCTTCAGTGGCTTGTGGAGTGGAATGCGGCACTTGTCAACAGTCAGTATGACATCATGAGCCCCTCGCACGTGTGGCTCTTTGCCCAGTCTGTGAAGGACCCCTGGGTGCTGTGTGTGTTCTGCCTCCTTCGTCAGGACAACCTTCCAAAGTTCTGTCCCACAGCTCTCAGCTATGCCTGGCCCTACGCCTTCACTCGACTACAGATGCTCATGCCCCTGGTGGACCCGAA CAGTCCAGTaaatgcaaagaagaatggcACATCTGGTAGTGGGGAGAGCTACATAACATTATGGAGAAATTACCTGATCCTTTGCTTTGGGGTGGCCAAGCCCAGTATCATGAGCCCAGGCCATCTGAGAGCGTCGACACCTGAGATCACAACTTCCACACCTGATAGCACCGTCAGTCATGATAACAAGGTA gttATTGGAAGCCCATCTGTGGCTTGGCTTCTAAAGCAGCTGGTCCCACTGATGAGAACAGAGAGCATCGAGTTGACAGAGTCATTAGTTCTTGGATTTGGACGGACTAATTTATTGGTATTCAG AGAGCTTGTGGAGGAGTTACATCCCCTCATGAAAGAGGCATTAGAAAGAAGACCTGAG AACAAGAAGCGCCGTGAGCGGCGGGACCTGCTGCGATTACAGTTGCTTCGGATCTTTGAGCTTTTGGCTGATGCTGGTGTTATCAGTGACAG TACAAATGGTGCTCTGGAACGTGACACCCTTGCCCTTGGTGCTTTGTTCCTGGAATATGTTGATTTAACCCGGATGCTTCTTGAagctgaaaatgacaaagagGCCGAGATCCTCAAGGACATCCGAGCTCACTTTAGTGCAATGGTGGCCAACTTCATCCAATGTGTACCAG TGCACCAAAGGAGATTCCTGTTTCCACAGCAGAGCCTTCGGCATCACCTCTTTATCCTGTTCAGCCAATGGGCAGGTCCCTTCAGCATCATGTTCACCCCCCTGGACCGATACAGTGACAGGAATCATCAAATAACAAGATATCAGTATTGTGCTCTAAAG GCCATGTCTGCTGTGCTGTGCTGTGGTCCTGTCTTCGATAATGTTGGTCTTTCTCAAGATGGATACCTCTATAAGTGGCTGGATAATATACTGGCCTGCCAGGATCAGCGG GTCCATCGGCTTGGTTGTGAAGTTGTCATCTTGCTTTTGGAGCTAAATGCCGACCAGGTCAACCTGTTCAACTGGGCCGTGGATCGGTGCTACACTGGTTCCCACCAGCTTGCCTCTGGTTGCTTTAAAGCCATTGCTGCAGTCTTTTCCAGCAG TAAAAACTACCCATGTGACATTGTTACACTGCTGAATCTTGTGCTGTTTAAAACATCTAGCACCAACAGAGAACTCTATGAGATTTCAATGCAGCTAATACag ataCTTGAAGACAAGTTATTCATGTACTCTAAGAAGACGGCAGAGCTGAAACCAAGCAATATTCTGTATGGCACCCATGGTCCATTGCCTCCTCTTTACAGTGTCTCACTCCCACAACTCTCTACTCAGCTAGCCAGGATGTACCCAGAACTCACGCTCCCCTTGTTTTCAG AGGTCAGCCAGAGGTTCCCCACCACTCATTCCAATGGCAGGCAGATCATGCTATCCTACCTCCTTCCCTGGCTTGGTAACATTGAACTAGTGGACAGCGGCTTGCTGCTCCCAGTCTTTGCACCGTCAAACCCCAGCTGCGAGTCTTCCTGTCAGCTGACCACTACAGATTCATTACACTCATTAAAAGGCACAGGCTGGGGATCGTTACAAGCCACGTCTATGGTTCTCAATAacctcatgttcatgacagccAAG TATGGAGATGATTTACCTGGACCAGAGATGGAAAATGCCTGGAATGCTTTAGTGAGCAATGAGAAATGGAGCAACAATCTGAGAACCACTCTGCAGTTCATTATCAGCCTGTGTGGTGTCAGCAGTGAGACCACCCTTCTCCCATAT ATCAAAAAGGTGGTCATCTACCTTTGCCGAAACAACACAATGCAAACCATGGAGGAGTTGTTATTTGAGCTGCAACAAACGGATCCCGTCAACCCTGTGGTGCAACACTGTGACAGTCCTCCTTTCTATCGTTTCACTGCCACAAGCAAAGCTTCTGTGGTGGCTTCAg GAACCACATCAAGCAGCAACACTGTTATAGCTTGCCAAGATAACTTTCCCGACACAGATGACATCAAGACCATGAAGGAGAACGAGGAGAG GCTTGGTCATATAATGAGAGCACACAGCCGACTGGAGTCACGTTACAGCAACAGTTCAGGAGGATCTTACGATGAAGAGAAAA ATGAACCTCTGCCGCCCTATGTGGATTGGCTGACGTTTGttattgaaacaaacaaaccccaCCCGCTCCCCATGCCACTTAATGGAGGATGCTGGGCTCCACTGGTGGACTTTTTACCAGAAACCATCACTCCCAGAGGACCACTGCACAG GTGTAATATTGCAGTAATCTTCATGACCGAGCTGGTGGTGGATCACGGTGTGAGAGAGGACTGGACGTTGCACCTTCCTTTAATCCTACATGCTCTGTTTTTGG GCATGGATCACTATCGCCCCGAGGTTTTTGAGCACAGCAAACGTCTGCTCCTTCACCTGTTCATCGTCTTGTTCTGTAACAACAACTTTCAGACCGTTGCATCAGTTTTACTGCAGACGCGGGAAGTCAATGTCCTCAAGACCCTCACGTGCACATCCAGCCTTCAGATGGAATATTCACCTGCAG GTGGCTGTGACTTCCTGCGGGAGTGCCAGGCATCTCCGGTGCCAGACTCTGGGCTGAGCTCTTCCTCCACATCGTCCAGTTTGAGTCTGgggggcagcagcagcaacctGCCGGAGATCACACAGGAGATGGAGGAGTTTGTGAGCTCCTGCAAAATGAATGAGAAGAGCAATAAGCTCATTGAGTTTTTGATAACAAG accATATGGACCATTGTGGTGTCATGAAGACATTTCACCAAAGAACCAAGTCTCTAAAAGCACAGCACAACTGACAAACTTTCTGCGGCATGTTGTATCTGTTTTTAAGGAGTCCAAGTCAG ATTACTTTTTGGAGCAGCAGCTCAGCGAAGTGGCGCTGCAGACGGCTCTGTGTAGCTCATCTCGTCACTATGCCGGTCGCTCCTTTCAGGTGTTTAGAGCTCTTCGTCAGCCCATCTCTGCCCACGCTGTGTCTGACCTGCTGTCGAGGCTTGTGGAAGTCATCGGTGAACACGGCGAAGAAGTCCAA GGCTACGTTATGGAGGTATTACTAACTCTGGAATCTGTTGTGGATAACTTGGCGGAGTGCCTGAAAAACAATGATCTCATGGTTTTCTTTACGAG AGCATCCTCTCCAGATTTCCTTACCAGTTTTAAACAGCTGTCAAACAGAAAGAGCACAGGGCAGCTCAGCCTGAGGAGAGAAGAACGGTGCAGACATCAGAGGAGCTCTTCTGTCCCCAAAAAATTCGGAGAAGCTGACAGGTGTTCAGATCCTCCTCGCAGTGCCACACTGGACCGCTTCCAAGCCTGCGAACAACAGGTTCTGTTAGCCAGGATGCGAAGCTCGTCTTCATCCAAAGACAACACCACTGACCCAATGAGCATAAACCACCCCAGCAACCTGCTGGCCACCGTCTTCTGGGTGGCAGTGTCGCTGATGGAGTCAGACTTTGAGTTTGAGTATCAGATGTCGCTAAGGCTGCTGAATAAGCTGCTGACCAACATGTCGCTGGACAAGCAGGAGAACCGGGAGAAGCTGGAGAAGCTCCAGAGCCAGCTGAAGTGGAGCAGTTTCACTGGACTCCAGCAGCTACTGTTAAAGGGCTTCACATCCACTTCCACCACGGATCTCACGCTACAACTCTTCTGTCAACTCACACCTGTGTCCAGAGTGCCTGTAGTGGATACATCACAAGCCATAG GTTTTCCCTTGAACGTTCTCTGCTTGCTTCCACATCTCGTGCAGAACTTTGATGCCCCATCACCTTTTTGTCAAGATGTTGCTGAGAAGATAGCTCAG GTCTGCCTTGAGGAGAAGAATGCCAAGCTGTCCAACCTCGCTCACGTCATGACTTTGTATaaaacacacacctacacacgaGACTGCTTCTCTTGGGTCAACGTGGTGTGTCGGTATCTCCATGAAACCTTCTCAGACATCACCCTGAATCTGGTCACCTACATGGCAGAG CTGTTAGAGAAGGGTCTCCCCTCTATGCAGCAGACACTTTTACAAATCATCTACAGCCTCCTGAGTCACATGGACCTGAGTGGCATTCAAGCCAAACCCTTCAACATAGAGGTCCTCAAGACAATTGAAAAGTTTGTGCAG aCGGCCCATTGGAGGGAAGCGCTGAACATCTTGAAGCTGGTAGTTTCCCGATCAGCCAGTTTAGTACAGCCTTCACTCCCACAAAGTGACTTCTCCTATGAAGACACCAGTCGCATGTGGGACCGCTCTTCCAAAGCCTTACCTGGGAAAACTCTGGATTTTCACTTTGATATCTCTGAG aCACCAGTAATCGGACGGCGTTACGACGATCTGAAGCGTTCCCCGGGTCACGATGTGAGGAGCATGGCCACAGCTGTGACCCGCAGcacttcctccacctcctccggGTCCAACTCCAACAACGTCCTGGTTCCAGTCAGCTGGAAGAGGCCTCAGTCTTCACAG aaaagaacaCGAGAAAAGCTGGTGCATGTGTTGTCACTTTGTGGACAAGAAGTGGGGCTCACTAAAAATCCTTCG GTTATCTTCTCTAGTTGTGGAGAACTGGACCTGATAGAGCACCAGCCCAGCCTGGTGTCCTCTGATGAGGGAACCCGTGAGCTCGAGAACATGGACGACACCACCTCCGAGCAGCAGTTCAGAGTCTTCAAAGACTTTGACTTCCTGGATGTTGAGCTTGAAGACGGAGAG GAGCTGCAG GGTGAGACTGTGGACAACTTTAACTGGGGAGTGCGTCGCCACTCTATGGACAGCTTGGACCAAAGTGACCTGCAGCCTCTGGAAGAGAGTCAGCTGTCTAGCAGCATGCCCAGCCTCAGTAAGATTACCCATGAAGACTCGGATGAATCATCTGAGGACGATTCGCTTGCGGCCAGCCAGATTCTCTCCCACTCTCAGATC ACTGTCAGCCTTTCTCCAACACCAGAGATCAGCAGCACTGACACCTCCTCTGCCGCTTTTGACACAACCTCGGCAAATTCAACCCCTCTGGGCACCAAAAATCCCAGTTTCGAGGTCCAACTCTCAGAGGACTCGAAGCAGCGG GTGTCACAAGAGGATGAAGACGGTAATGTCCATGAGGACGATCTGTCTCTTTCTATCAACGAACTGCCTTCTGAATATCAATGTGGGGATGGCTTGAGTATGGATGTGGCATATCATGACTACAAGGAAGAGCTGGACCTACACTGCAGCTTACCGAG TCTTCCTGAAGAGGAGAAAGATGACATGCTGGAGTCCCGCTCTTCACCGCCGCCGTCGCCCTTCTTCTCTGCCATTCTTGCTGCTTTCCAGCCAACAGTGTGTGACGATGCAGAGGAGGCCTGGCGAAGTCACCTCAACCAGCTCGTCTCAGACTCAGATGGTTCCTGTGCTGTCTACACATTTCAAGTGTTTTCATCACTGTTTCAG